Genomic segment of Sulfitobacter faviae:
GCGCCCAGCCAAGCTGGTCCCACTCCATGCCCTTCTTGGCCCAGAAAATCCAGATCAGGCCAACAAGCCCCGCCATGGCCGCGGCAAAGGCCACCCGCATGCCAAGCACCACCATGACGAGCATACCGCCCGAGACCCAAAGGCCGATTTCAATAGGATCCATCAGTCACGTCCATCCAGTTGTTCGGCCTCGGCCATTGCTTGTTCCGCCGCCGATTGCACCAGCGGCACGGCCACGGGGCGTTCCAGCCCCAGCACCAAGGCCCGGCCATAGCCCCAAATCTGCAGGCAAAGCCGCAAAGAGATCACGACGAAAGCCAGCGGCACCACCAGTTTGCTGGGCCAGATCGGCAGGCCGATGTCGATCGAACTGTCACGGCTCCACATCGGGGCGTTCATGTCAAAGCTGCGGTCGAAATGCGCCCAAGCGCCCCATGTCAGCGCCAGCATCAGCAAAAGGATCAGCACCACCGACAGCAGTTCCGCCGCCCAAAGCGCGCGGCCCTTCAGCTGGCCGATCAGGATGTCCATGCGCACATGACCGCCCATGCGTTGGGTATAGGCGATGCCCATGATGGCGATGAAAGGCATCGCCGCTTCGATCCAGTCGACATAGCCCGCCAGTGGCGTGGAAAAGAACTTGCGCCCCCCACGGACCAGACGGCCAGTATCATCAGTGAGAAAACGGCAAGCCCCGAGATCAGGGCAAAGAAGGTTTCCAGCTTCAGCAGGCCCCGGTCGAGGCGGCTGAGGAGGCTGCTGTCCTCCAGCACGGCGGATGATCCGGCCATCGGCTCTCCTTTTCAGAAAGTCTGTTTGTTGCGTTTTGGAACTCGAAAGGGCCGCGCGGTCAATCCGCACGGCCCTCACAGTCATGCCCGGCTGGGCTTAGTTCGAGGCGCGCTCTTTTTCCAGCGTCTCCATCACGAGGTCATAAAGTTCCTGACCCGGGATGCCCTGCGCTTCCATGTTTTCGATCCATGCTTCGCGCGCGGGATCGGCCGCTTTCTCTTTGAACTCGGCGATGACTTCGGGGAATACTCAACCTTCTCCACGCCTTTTTCTTCGAGAACGGAATCCCATTTCTCCAGCAGTTCCGCATAGTTGGCGAGGTAGTGATCCAGCGCCTCATCGACCGAGCTGTCAAGCGCTTCACGCTCTTCGTCGCTCAGCATTTCATAGGCGTCGATGTTCACCACGACAGGGCAGTTCACGGTGCCGGGGTTGAGGTTCGCGGTCCACCAGTCGGCCTTGTTGATGGTGCCAAAGGACAGATGCGCGTGCTGGGCGAAGGCCACGGTGTCAACGACACCCGATTCCATCGCGTTATAGGCTTCGGTCGCGGTCACCGATGTGGGCACGGCGCCGACGGCTTCAAAGGCTTTGCCCAGACCGCCGGTGGCGCGGACACGCATGCCGTCGAAATCTTCGAGCGTGGTGCGCGGATCGCCGGTGCCGACAAGGTTGTACTGCGGCATGGGCGAGGTCATCAGCATTTTCGCGTTCCACTGCGCCATCTCCTCGGCGACGGCGGGGTGGTCATAGACCGCTTTGGAAACCGCGACTTCCTCTTCAAGGTTGCTCACCCCCAGAAACGGCAGTTCCAGCACGGTGATCGCGCGGTTCTTATCGGCGTGGTAGCCGGCGCAGAACTGGGCCATCTCGAAAGCGCCGATGGAGATACCATCGAGGTTTTCGCGGTTCTTGGACAGGCCGCCGTAGCTGACGTTGATGGTGAATTCGCCGTCGGTCTTCTCAGAGACCAGTTCGGCAATCTTTTCCACATGTTCGGTGAAGGCGCGGCGCTTGCCCCAGACCGAGGCGTTCCATTCGGTCGCGGCAGCTTCGCTTACAAACGCGACAGTCAGCGCACAGGCGGCGGCACCGCTCAGCAGATTTTTCATGATGGCTCTCTCCCATAGTTGCCGCCCTTGGGTGGGCGGATTGGCGCACAGGCTACCCCGCGGGGCTGGCCTGCCAACCCCGTCATGCCGCGCAAATACGACAGCTGCAAGACAGTTGCGCCAAGTTTGACTGGCAAGGCTTTGAAAAACCGCGCCAATCACCGGGGAAGAACGGAAAATTTACAGAAATCACCCCAATCGGGAAAAACCTTTACAGGCAAGCCCTTGTAATCCAGTTGCTTATTCCCTTCTTTTCACGGGCCGCTATGATCCGGCTGAGGAGGACGCCACGGCCACCGGGTTAGACCCGCGCCCCGTGGTGATGCGAACATCAAGGGAGGAACCACCATGTCCGACGCCACCGCCAAGACCTATCCGCCATCCGCCGACATGGCCGCCCGGGCCCATGTGGACGCCCAGACCTATGACAAGATGTACCAAGCATCGGTCACCGACACCGATGGGTTCTGGCGCGAACAGGCGCAGCGGATCGACTGGATCAAACCCTTCACCCAAGTGCGCGACGTGAACTTCGACCTCGGGTCGGTCAGCATCAATTGGTTCGCGGATGGCGAGCTGAACGTCAGCGCCAATTGCATCGACCGCCATCTTGAGTCGCGCGGCGATCAGACCGCGATCATCTGGGAGCCGGACAGCCCCGAAGATGAGGCCAAACATATCAGCTACCGCGAGCTCCACAGCGCCACCTGCCGCATGGCCAATGTGCTGCGTGATCTCGGCGTGGGCAAAGGCGACCGCGTGATCATCTATATGCCGATGATCCCCGAAGCCGCCTATGCCATGCTGGCCTGCGCGCGGATCGGGGCGATTCACTCGATCGTTTTCGCCGGCTTCTCGCCCGATGCCCTCGCCGCGCGAGTGAATGGCTGCGAGGCGAAGGTGGTGATCACCGCGGATGAGGCCCCGCGCGGTGGCAAGGCCACACCGCTTAAGGCCAATGCCGACAAGGCGCTGGCGCAATGCGATGCCAGCGTTCAATGCCTCGTGGTGCGCCGCACGGGCGGTGACGTGGCATGGGACGATGCGCGCGACCGCGATTACAACGCACTGATCAAGGATGCCGCCGAGACCTGCGAAGCGGAGGCGATGGGCGCCGAAGACCCGCTTTTCATCCTCTACACCTCAGGCTCCACCGGTCAGCCCAAGGGCGTGGTCCATACCACCGGCGGCTATATCACCTATGCGGCGCTGACCCATGAGGTGACGTTCGATTACCACGACGGCGACATTTACTGGTGCACGGCGGATGTAGGCTGGGTCACCGGGCACAGCTATATCGTCTATGGCCCGCTGGCCAATGGCGCCACCACGCTGATGTTCGAAGGCGTGCCCACCTACCCGGATGCCAGCCGGTTCTGGCAGGTCTGCGAAAAGCATAAAGTCACGCAGTTCTACACCGCCCCCACCGCGATCCGCGCGCTGATGGGGCAAGGCAATGACTATGTGACGAAAAGCGATCTGTCCTCTCTGCGCATCCTTGGCACCGTGGGCGAGCCGATCAACCCAGAGGCGTGGAACTGGTATCACGAGGTCGTCGGCCAGAACCGTTGCCCCATTGTCGACACGTGGTGGCAGACCGAGACCGGCGGCCATCTGATGACCCCCCTGCCCGGCGCGCATGACATGAAACCGGGGGCCGCGATGAAGCCCTTCTTCGGCGTCAAACCGGTGGTGCTGGACCCGACATCGGGTCAAGAGATCGACGGCAACCCCGCCGAGGGCGTGCTCTGCATCGCCGACAGCTGGCCGGGGCAGATGCGCACCGTCTGGGGCGATCACGAAAGGTTCGAAAAGACCTATTTCGCCGATTATCCGGGCTATTACTTCACCGGGGATGGCTGCAAACGCGATGCCGATGGCGACTACTGGATCACGGGCCGCGTTGACGATGTGATCAACGTCTCGGGCCACCGCATGGGCACCGCCGAGGTGGAAAGCGCCCTCGTCGCCCATGACAAAGTGGCCGAAGCCGCCGTGGTCGGCTACCCGCATGACGTCAAAGGCCAAGGCATCTATTGCTATGTCACCTTGATGAGCGGGGAGGAGCCTTCCGAAGAGTTGCGGGCCGAGTTGCGCAATTGGGTTCGGCAAGAGATCGGCCCCATCGCCTCGCCCGATCTGATCCAATGGGCACCGGGCCTGCCGAAAACACGTTCGGGCAAGATCATGCGCCGCATTCTGCGCAAGATCGCCGAGGATGATTACGGCGCATTGGGCGACACCTCGACGCTGGCGGACCCCGGCGTGGTGGACGATCTGATCGGCAACCGCATGAACCGCTGACACCCTGCGCGGCGCGGGCGGCTACCTGCCCCCGCCGCGTTGCATGAGAAAGAGAGACATGGACCAAACAGCCCCCCAAGTGCCGCCCCCGCCTCCGCTGCGGAATGCGACGCCGCCCTGCAAGATATCCTCGCCGCGCCCAAGGATGGCGCCGTGATCGAAGAACTTTGCTTTCGCCCTGACTATGGGGAGCGGGATTTCCGTGATGAACTGGATCTGACCGTGGCCCAAGGCATCCTTGGCGAACGTTGGACCGAGAAACCTTGGCTGACCCTGCCTGACGGCAGCCCCGATCCGCGGATACAGGTCTCCATCCTGCCCAAACGCGTGATGGATCTTTGCTGGCGCGACCGCGCAAACACGCCGCACCCCGGCGATACGATGATCGTGGACATGGACCTTGGCCATGAGAACCTGCCCGTCGGCACGCGCCTTCAAGCCGGGTCTGCGGTGCTGGAGGTGAGCGACAAGTTCAACACCGGCTGCATCAAATGGCGCGACCGCTATGGCCAAGACAGCCTGCGGTGGATCAACCGAAAGGAAAACCGCCCGCATCGGCTGCGCGGCGTTCTGTGCAAAATCGTGCAAGACGGCACCGTTCGCCGTGGGGACCGGCTGAC
This window contains:
- the acs gene encoding acetate--CoA ligase — its product is MSDATAKTYPPSADMAARAHVDAQTYDKMYQASVTDTDGFWREQAQRIDWIKPFTQVRDVNFDLGSVSINWFADGELNVSANCIDRHLESRGDQTAIIWEPDSPEDEAKHISYRELHSATCRMANVLRDLGVGKGDRVIIYMPMIPEAAYAMLACARIGAIHSIVFAGFSPDALAARVNGCEAKVVITADEAPRGGKATPLKANADKALAQCDASVQCLVVRRTGGDVAWDDARDRDYNALIKDAAETCEAEAMGAEDPLFILYTSGSTGQPKGVVHTTGGYITYAALTHEVTFDYHDGDIYWCTADVGWVTGHSYIVYGPLANGATTLMFEGVPTYPDASRFWQVCEKHKVTQFYTAPTAIRALMGQGNDYVTKSDLSSLRILGTVGEPINPEAWNWYHEVVGQNRCPIVDTWWQTETGGHLMTPLPGAHDMKPGAAMKPFFGVKPVVLDPTSGQEIDGNPAEGVLCIADSWPGQMRTVWGDHERFEKTYFADYPGYYFTGDGCKRDADGDYWITGRVDDVINVSGHRMGTAEVESALVAHDKVAEAAVVGYPHDVKGQGIYCYVTLMSGEEPSEELRAELRNWVRQEIGPIASPDLIQWAPGLPKTRSGKIMRRILRKIAEDDYGALGDTSTLADPGVVDDLIGNRMNR
- a CDS encoding MOSC domain-containing protein, translating into MQDILAAPKDGAVIEELCFRPDYGERDFRDELDLTVAQGILGERWTEKPWLTLPDGSPDPRIQVSILPKRVMDLCWRDRANTPHPGDTMIVDMDLGHENLPVGTRLQAGSAVLEVSDKFNTGCIKWRDRYGQDSLRWINRKENRPHRLRGVLCKIVQDGTVRRGDRLTKL